The following nucleotide sequence is from Streptomyces pactum.
GACGGTCCCGTCCGGTCCGGGGGTGGACCCGTCCGGTCGCGGGCGGTACCTGGACAGGTGTGTACGGAGTCGGCCGCCGGCTCTAGGCTGTTTTTCGTGAGCATGACGACGCCGCCCGGCTGGTACCCCGACCCCGCCCACCAGGGCCACGGCCCCGCCCAGGAACGCTGGTGGGACGGGGCCGGCTGGACCGACCACCGCCGCGACGCGCCGGGCGCGTACGGTGCGCCCACCGAGCCGTCCGTCCCCGGGCCGGTGGACGCGGCGGCCCAGCACCCCGGGCAGGCCCCCGGCCAGCTGCCGGGTCACCCGACGGGACAGGGGTACGGGGCCGGCCAGGCGCCCGGGTACGCGCCGGGGCAGACGCCCGGGTACGCGCCGGGCGGCCAGGCACCCGGATACGGGGCGGGCCAGATACCCGGGTACCCGCCGGCGGGGCAGGCGCCCGGGTACGGGCAGCCGCCGGCGCCGGGCGGCGCGCCCCGCGGACGCGGAGCGAAGATCGCGGCGGTGGCGGTCGCCACGGTGGTCGTCGTCGGCGCGATCGTCGGGGGCGTCGTGCTGCTCAACGACGACGAGGACGACGGGAAGAGCGGCCCCAAGGCGGGCCCCTCGGCCACCGCGCCCGGTGGCCACGACTCCCCGACCCCGACCGAGAAACCCTCCACCGGACCGTCGGACAACCCGCGGACCAACGACCCCGAGGCCGCCGAGGACCTCGCCAGCGGCATCAGCCTGCCGGTCCTGGAGGGCTGGCGGGACGCCGCCACCGACCCCAGCGCCGGCGCCGGCGTCACGACCCTGGACGGCTACCCCTGCCCGGCGGCACCGGAGAGCAACTGCGTGCGCGGCGGCGTGTTCTCCTTCCCGGCCTCCGGCTACAAGGCCCGGACGGCGGAGGGCGTCGCCAAGGAGGACATCGCCCAGAACGCGGAGAGCTCCTACGGGACCGATCCGGTCAGCAAGAAGAAGAGTTACGGCGGAATCACCTCGCACAAGCAGCTCAAGGCCGAGGCGGTGACCGTCGCCGGGACCAAGGGCTACCTGGTCCGCTGGAAGGTGGAGACCAAGAAGGGCGACGACGGTTACGTCCAGTCGGTCGCCTTCCCCTCGCCGACCGTCCCCGGCGCGACGGTGGTGGTGCGGTTCGGTTTCGACGTGAGCGACGAGGCGCCGACCCTCGCCGACATGGACAGGATCGTCCGCGAGATCAAGCCCGTCAGCGACCCCGGAGACAACGAGGACGTCTGAGCCCCCCGCGCCGCCGCCGGTCCGGGGCCCGGCTCCGCCGGCCGCCGCCCGGCCGTCGGCACCGTCCACCACGGGCCGGTGCGAGCACGGCACGCCCGGGCGGCCGGGCGCACGTGACGGCCGGACGACCGCAGGGCCGGGGGCGGCCCGAGGACCGCAGGACGGGGGGGCCGGCGGGGGCGACCCCCGCCGCGGCGGTGCGGCGGCCGGCTCCGCCCGGTGGGCCGGCGGGCCGTCACGGCCCGTCAGCTGCGGGGTCGCGGGACGAACGGCTCGGTCAGGTGCGGTGTCGCGAGGTGGAAGGCGCCCGCGGCCGGGCTGTGCAGCACCCGTTCCCGGGACGCCCTCGCCTGCTCGGGGTCCGTCTCGTGGGCGTAGGCGAGGTGGGGGTGGAGCAACTGGATCGCGTGCACCAGCAGGTCACCGGTGACGGCGACCAGGTCGCGGCCGGACGCGACGAGCACGCTCTGGTGCCCGGGGGTGTGGCCAGGCGTGGCGACTACCCGCTCGCCGCCGCGCAGCGGGGTGTCGCCGTCGAGCAGCCGTAGCTGTCCGGCCTTCCGGAGCGGGTCGATCACGCTGGACCGCAGCTGCGGGTTGATCTCCTCGATCGCGTCGAGTTCGGCGCGCTGCAGCAGGTACCCGGCACGGGGGAAGAACGGCCGCGCCCGCTCGCCGCCGACGACCGCCCAGCCGACGTGGTCGGTGTGCAGATGGGTGAGCACCACCGTGTCCACCTCGGACGGCGCGATTCCCGCGGCGGCCAGCGAGGCCGGGAGTTCCCCGGGCACGGGTGCCCAGGAGGCCGCCGGGCCGTCGGCCGGGCCGATCCCCGCGTCGACCACCGTCACGCCCCGGTCGCCGCGGATGGCGAACGCGCGGAACTGGAGCCACCAGCCCCCGCCGGCGTCGAGCGCGCCGGGATCGAGCCGGTCGGCCGCCGCCCACTGCTCGGCGGTGGCCCCGGGGAACGCCTCCGACCTGGGGGAGAAGAAGGGTCCCGCACCGTCGGCGAGCGCGATGACGGTGTACGGGCCGATCCGGAGAGAAGCGGGCATCCCGCGACACTGCCACCGGCCGGCGGGCCACGACAAGGGGCGACCGGCCACGAGCCCTCCGCCGTGGGCCGCGCCGGCCGGTGCGGGGGGCCGGGCAGGTCCCCGGTCACCGCCCCGGACGGCGAAGCGCGCCGCGCCGCGTCCGGTCCGTCCGGTCGTCGCCCTCACCGCTCCTCGCCCCCCGCCGACCCGGCCGTGGGACGGTGTCACGCCGGGCACACCCGGCCGCCGGCGCACCTGCTGTCATACGCCCATGCGCCGGACCCGGACCCGTCGAGCGCGTCCCGGTGCATGCCGACGCATGCCGGGGTACGGCGGGGTACGGCGGGACTGCCGGTGGTGACGGCGCGGGGGTTACAGGAAGGTACGGCCCTCGCCCCGGTAGGTCGGCACGGTCGCCACCACCCGGTCGCCGTCCACCAGGTGCAGTTCGTCGAACCGCTCGCACATCTCCCCGGCCTTCGCGTGCCGGAACCACACCTTGTCACCGATGAGCAGGTCGTCCACCGGCGGTCCGAGCAGCGGCGTCTGCACCTCGCCCGGGCCCTCGTTGGTGTCGTAGCGCAGTCCCGCCGGAAGGTAGGGGACCGGCAGCCGGTCGGTGCCGGCCGGTCCGGACGCCGGGTAGCCCCCGCCCAGCACGGTCACCACCCCCAGCCCCGGCCTGCGGACCACCGGCTGGGCGAACAGCGCCGCCGGACGCCCCTGGAAGGAGGTGTAGTCGTCGAAGAGCCGTGGCTGGTACAGGCCGGAGCCCGCCGCCACCTCGGTCACCGCGTCCTCGGCGGCGGTGTGCTGCACACTCCCGGTGCCGCCCCCGTTGACGAACTCCAGGTCCGCCACCGCCCGGACGGCCCGCACCGCCGCCGCCCGCCGGGCCGCCAGGTCCCGCCGCGCCGCCGCCTGCATCAGCCGGATCGCCCGGGAGCGCACCGGCTGCCCGGCCAACGCGTCGCCCACCCCGGCCACATGACCCTCGTAGGCCATCAGACCCACCAGCCGGAAGCCGGGCCGGCGGACCACGGTGCGCGCCAGCTCCGCCAGCCGCGCGGGGCTCCACAGCGGCGACCGCCGCGCCCCTATGCGCACCCGGCCGCCCAGCAACCGCAGCGAGGCGTCCATTTCCAGACAGACCCGGACCTCCGCGTCGCCGCTCCGGGCCGCGTCGATCAGGTCCAGCTGGGCCGGGTCGTCCACCATCACGGTCACCGCGGCGGCCAGCCCGGCGTCCCCGGTCAGTGCCGCGAACCCGGCCCGGTCCGCGGAGGGATAGGCCAGCAGCACGTCCGGGAAGCCGGACCGCGCCAGCCACAACGACTCGGCCAGCGTGAAGCTCATGATCCCGGAGAAACCGTCCATCGCCAGCGCCCGTTCCAGCAGTGCCCGGCAGCGCACCGACTTGGACGCCACCCGGACCGGCTTCCCGCGGGCGCGTCTGACGAGGTCGCGCGCGTTGGCGTCGAACGCCCGCAGATCGACGATGGCCACGGGCGCGTCGAGATGGGCGGTGGCCCGGTTGTAGCGGGCCCGGTCGGTAGCGGCGGCGGGCATGACCGCAGCTTGCCAGACACCGATCAACGGCCGGTAGTAGGGCGGCCGGTGCACGGTGGGTCCGGCGCCCCGTAGAGTGTCGCGCACGCCGTGACCGGCAGGTCAGCGGCGTGCGCGTCGGTACGTGGACCTCCTGCCGAGGCCCGGTGCCCGCCGGCCCCTCACCGGGCGGCCGGACGCCCGACGCCGGCTGGACCGGATCCCGAAGGTGCGGAAGGGGTGCAGGTGAGCACCGACGCGGAGTACGCCGACGCGCCCCGGCCCGCGTCGCAGTCCCCTGGAGCCCCGCCCCGGCCCGCGTCGTTGCCTCCGGGTGCCCCGCCCCCGACCGGCGTCACCGCCTCCGGGTGCCCCCGCCCCGGCCCGCCGGGCCTGCCCGGAGCGGTGGCCTGCCGATGTCCGACGACCCCACCCCCGTACTGTCCCGCCGTGTGCGGCGCCCCGGCACCGGGCGGACCGCCGGCCGTACGCCGGTCTCCCGCACGTCCGCGTCCACGCCCCCGCCGAGCCGGAACGCGCCCGGACCGGCGGGCGTGACACCCCCGCGTCCGGCGGCGGCACCCGGTGCACCCGGTGCGCCCGGTGCGCCCGATGCGCCCGGTGCGCCCGAGGCAGGATTCCCGTCCGGCGCGGGCCGGGGCGGCGTGGACCGGGTACCCCCGCGTCCGGCTACGGCCCCGGACGCGGCCGTCGTTCCGGACGCGACCGGGACCCCGCGGCCGGCGTCCGGGCCGGCCGTCCCGGCGTACGGTGCCATGCCCGCCGCCCGGCCGGCCGGGGCGGCGCCCGCGGGCCGTGCGGCCGAAGACGTATCCACCGTCCGTCCGGTCGTGGCCGGGCCCGCGGGCCGTACGGGCAGGGCCCGGTCCGGTCCTTCCGGGGCCGGCGGCGGGACGGGTGCGGTGCCGCCGCCCCCGTCCCACCGGCCGGCCGGTTCCGCGCACCACCGTCCGGGGGCGGCCACCGGTGCGACCACCGTCCCCCGGGCGGCCGGTGACGGGATATCCGGTCCCGGGACGCCCACGGGTGGGGGGCCCGGTCCGGAAACGGCCTCCCGCGCGATATCCGGCCCCGGGGCGGCGAGCGACGTGACGCCCGAGCCGGGAGCGGCCACGGACACGGTGTCCGGTGACGCGACCCCCGGTCCCGGGGAGGACCCCACCGCGATACCGGCCCCAGGGGTGGCCGCCGACGCGATACCCGGTCCGGAGACGGCCGCCGACGCGATATCCCGACCGGGAGCGGGCGCCGACCCGATATCCGTTCCTGCGGAGAGCCGGTCCCGGCCGGGACCGGCGGCACCCCGCGGGGAGCGCCGCACCGACCGCCGGTCACCCGCCGCGGGGGCGCCGGGTGAGCGACGGCGATCCATACCGTCCGCGCCGCGGGGCGGTAGTTCCGGGGAGCCGGCCGTGGCGTCCCCGCCACGGCCCCCGCGCCCGCCACAACCCCCGGACCCGCCACGGCCCCCCGCACCCGGTGCGGCCGGGGTCCGCGGTCCCGGCCCGGACAGCAGTCGTGCGGCCGGCAGCCGGACGAACGGCCGGGACGCCGCCGGACCGGCCGGTCCGGCCGCGGCGCCGACCGTCACCGGCGCGGGCCGGGCGGCTCCACCTCCGGAGGACACCGCATCCCGTACGCCCGTGGCCGACGGAACCGCCCGCGCCACCACCGGGCCCCACCGGGGTTCCGCGCGGCAGACCCCCGGCAGGCGCGGGGGCGTTGCCGGCGGCCCGGCCCCCGGAGCCGGTCGCGCCGCCTGCCGGAACGGTGGCCGGAACCGCCCGTGGAGCCGCCGCTCCCGCCCCGGCCCTCCCCGCCACGCCCCCGGAGTCCACGACGGCCTCCTCCAACAGCGCGTTCTCCGGCACCGCCGCTTCCTCCGGCACCGCCGCTTCCTCCGGCACCGCGCTCCGGCGGCCGGGCGGCGACGGTGCCGGTGAGGGCGCCCTCCGGCCCGCCCCGGCCGCCCCGCCGCAGGGCCGCCCGTTCCACGGGCCGGGTCCTCACCGACGAGGCCATCGCGGGCCGGCTCACCGAGGACCAGGTCATCGCGGACCAGGACGTCAGTCGGCGCACCGCGGGCCCGGACACCACAGGCCGCGCCGGCGCGGGCCCGGACACCGCGGGCCCCGACTCCGCGGCGGCTGCCGCCCGTTCCGCCGCCGGGTCCGCTCCCGCCCGGCACCCGGCCGGTACCGACACCCCGGCCCGGCGGGCCGCCGCCACGGAGCCGCCCGCCCCCGGCCGGCGGTCGGCTTCCCGCCTCGCCGGCACGTGGCTGCGCACGAGCCCCGCCCGGTCGGCCGGCCCGCCGCCCGCCCATCCGCCCCCGCGTCCCCGGCCCCCGCCCGGAGCGGCCCCGCCGGACCGCCGCCCGGGTCGCGGCCGCAGCGGCCTGCCTGATCCTGGGACTGGGCCTGCTCGGCGGGGCGGCGGCGGGCAGCTGGCTGACCGGAGGTCCGGGCGAGCGGTCGGTGGAGGCCCGGTACGCGGCGGCCCGTACCGCCTGGCACAGCGTCGAGGTGGACAGGCTCTTCCCGCGTACCGTGCGCGGCGCCGGGGCAGGCCCCGGCGGGGCCGACCGGCTCTGGACCCGGATCGCCGTCGCCCCGGACGGCGACTGCCGCGGCGCCTTCGACCCGCTGCTGGACACCGCGCTCTCGCCGGTGGGCTGCGAGCGGCTGCTGCGCGCCACCTACACCGACGAGACGCGGACCGCCGTCACCACCGTCGGCATCCTGGTGACCAGGGCCGACCAGAGCGGTATGCGCACCCTGCGCAAACGCTTCAGCGAGGAACGGCTCGACCGGCGGAGCGACCTGATGCCCCGTACGTACCCGGCACGGGGCACCGAGGCCGCGGAGTTCGGGGACGCGCAGCGGGCGAGCTGGGACATCCGGGTCCTCACCGACGTACCCGCCGTCGTCTACGCGGTGACCGGCTTCGCCGACGGCCGTCCGGTCGCCGAACCGCAGTCGGCCGGCGAGGCGACGGCGGACGGTGCGAACGGCGCCGTCGCCCTCTCGGGCCTGGGCCACGATGCACGGGGGACGGCCGCAGCCGTGGTGCGGGCCTTCCGCGAGGCGGTGGACCCGGCGGCCGGCGGTGGCTCATGACGGCCCCGCGGGGCGGGCCCCGGGCGCACCGCCCCGGTCCGCGCGCCACGGGTGCGCGGACCCGCGTGCCCCGTCCGGGACGCCCGGCGCCCCGTCCGCGGACCTGGGCGTCCTCCCGCCCGGAGCGTCCCGTGTCCCGCCCTGAGTGTCCCGTGTCCCGTCAGGGGTCTTCGGCGTGCCGCCGGGGTGGCGTGGCGGTCCGTCCGGTTCCCGGCCCGGGCGGGACCCCGGGGCCCGTCGTCCGGGCCGGTGCGCCTTCCGCCGCGGTGGTCCCCGGCAGCCGGCCCGCACGGGCCCGGCGCGTCCCGGTCCGCCCGGCGGGTGCCCGGGAGGACGCCGGGGGCCGGACACCGTCGACGCCTCCCCGGGACCGTTCCGCCCGTACCCAGACGACGGAGGCCCGCCGATGACCGTCCGACCGTTCCGCGCCCTCCGCACCGCCGTCCGCGGCCCCCGACCGCACGGGAGCCCCCGGGGCCGGCGCCGGCGGGTCGCCGTCGCGCTCACGGCCGCCGGGCTCGCCCTGCTGCCCGTCGCACCGGCCCGCGCCGACGGCATACGCGCCCAGGAGTGGGCGCTGGACGCCCTCCACGTCCGCGACGCCTGGCGGACCACCAAGGGCGACGGGGTGACGGTCGCCGTCCTGGACACCGGCGTCGACGCCGACCACCCCGACCTGAGCGGCCAGGTGCTTCCCGGCAAGGACCTGATCGGGTTCGGCGCCGGGCCGGGCGACAAGGCATGGGCCCGGCACGGCACCGCCATGGCCGGCATCATCGCCGGCCGGGGCCACGGCCAGGACGGCACCGACGGCGTTCTCGGGGTCGCCCCCGAGGCGAAGATCCTCCCGGTCCGGGTGATCCTTGAGGACAGCGACCCGGCGCGCAAGGAGCCCCGTGGCGTGCGGGGCAGCGCCCTCGCCGAGGGCATCCGGTGGGCCACCGACCACGGCGCCGACGTCATCAACCTCTCCCTGGGGGACGACAGCGAGTCCGCGCACCCCGAGGCCGCGGAGGACGCGGCGGTGCGGTACGCGCTGGGCAAGGGCGTGATCGTGGTGGCGTCGGCGGGCAACGCGGGGGAGAAGGGCGACCGCGTCTCCTATCCGGCCGCCTACCCCGGGGTCATCGCGGTCACCGCCGTCGACCGGTACGGGAACCGGGCCGCCTTCTCCACCCGCCGCTGGTACGCCACCGTGTGCGCGCCCGGCGTGGACGTGGTGGTCGCCAACCCCGACCGCCGCTACTACAACGGCTGGGGCACCAGCGCCGCCGCCGCGTTCGTCTCCGGCGCCGCCGCGCTGGTCCGCTCCGCGCACCCCGATCTGAGCCCGGCCCAGGTCAAGCGGCTGCTCGCGGACACCGCCCAGGACCGGCCCGAGGACGGACACAGCGACGAACGCGGGGCCGGACTGGTGGACCCGGCGGCGGCCATCGAGGCCGGGGCGAAACTGCGCCCGCAGCCGCAGCGGCCCGCCCCGGCCGGCCACCCCCGGCGCTATTTCGGGCCCGGACCCGTCCCGGCCGCCGCCGCGCCAGGGGACGACGGCCCCAACCGGCTCGCGGTGATCGCCGGGGTGGCCGGCGCCGCTCTGCTCCTCGCCGCGGTGGCGGTCTGGCGCGGCGGCGGCCCGGCGACCCGGCCGCGCACCCCGTGGTCCCGCCTGCGCTGACGCCCGCCCCACCGGCCCGCGCTCCCGCGGGCGGCTCCGCCCCGGGCCCGGCCCGGACGGCACGCGGCTCGGGCTCGCGGGCGGCGCTCCTCCGAGGCCGCTCCTCCCGGCGGCCCCGGCCCGATCGCTCCCGGCAACCGGCTCATCCCGGGGCGCATGGCGTGCCGGGCCCCGTCGCGTCGGTCCGTCCGGTCCGGTTCCGTCCGGCCGGCTCATCCTGGTCCGGCTGATGCCGGCCCGGCTCAGGGCACGGGAGCGACCACCTGCACGGACTCCTCCCGGCGGTTCGACATCCCCGGCCGTGTCCGCTCGACCCGCCCGGACCGTTCCGCCCGCCGGGCCCCGGGCGGGTGCAGCAGGACCCGGCCGGGGACGCTCCCGCGCAGGGCCCGGGCGGGTCCCGTGCAGGTCCCTGGCAGGGCCCCCCGCCCCGCCCCGCCCGGCAACCGCCACCCGCCGGAACCGCGCCCACCCCGCTCCGGCTACCCTCCAGGGGTGGCGCTCAAGAACATTCCCGATCCCGGCTACTCCGGCGACGACGGTTCCGCCGACCCCCGGCTGGCCGCGGCCCTCGCCGCCTGGGCGGCCGATCCGGCCACCGAATCCGACCTGCTCGTTGCGCTCTCCGGCGCCCGGCTGCTGGTGCCGGTGGTGGCGGTCCTGGGCGAGACCGAAGAGGTGCCCGAGGCGCCGCACGGGGCCGGCCCGGCCGCCGCGCGTACGGCCGGACTGCGCCGGGAGAAGACCAGCGAGATGGCGGTGCCCACGCTGCAGGCGCCCGGAGGCCGCCGCGCCCTGCCGGCCTTCACCTCCACCGAGACGCTCGCCCGCTGGCGGCCCGACGCCCGGCCGGTCGCGGTACCGCTGCGCCAGGCATTGGAGGCTGCCGCGCACGAGAAGGCCGACACCATCGTGCTCGACCTCGCCGGCCCGGTGACCTACCAGCTCACCGGCCCCGCCCTGCTGGCGCTCGCCGAGGGCCGTACCGACGCCGATCCGGCCGCCGACCCGGCCGTGCGGGAGGCGCTGCGCACCGTCCTGGCCGCCGAGCCGGCCGTGCTCCGCGCGCATCTGCTGCCCTCCGGGAAGGCCGACGCGACACTCGCCCTCACCCTCGCCCCGCACCCGGAGGCCCGTGAGACCGCGCAGCGGGTGGCGCAGGCGCTCGCCGGCCACGAGGTGCTGCGGGCCCGGCTGGTCTACGGACTCGACCTCGCGCTGCTGCCGCCGGACGCGGCGGTCCCCGGGGAGCCCCTCTTCACCCGCTGACGCGGCCCCGCCCGGGCCGCCACGGCCCCGCACCCCCGCGGCGCGCCCCGGCACCGGCACCTCCCGCGACGCGGCGCGACCACCGGCACCTCCCGCGGCGCGTCCCGGCACCGGGGCCCCTCCCGCGTCACGGGCCCGCGATCACCGGCCCCGGTCACGTCCCCGGCTCCCGCGGCCGCCGGGGGTGAGGACCGGGGCCGCCCGCATCCAGGGACCGTCCGACGTCCGGCCGCCGGCGCACGCGGCCGCCGGGGCGCCGACCGCAGAGACACGCCCGGCGGCCCCCGTACCCGCCCCCGTCCGCGCCGGCCCCCGTACCGGCCCCCGGCAGCTCAGCCCGCCCCCTCGGTCCGGATCCGTGCGTCCGGTGGAACCCCGCGCCGGCGTCCGCCTCCGCACGCACCGGCAGGACACGCGGACTCCGCCGGTCGCCGCCGCGCCTTCCCGTCTCTCCTCGCGCCGGCCACCGCCCCTCCCCGCGCCGCCCGCCGTTCGTACCTCCGTTCGCGCCTCCGCAGCGCCCTTCGATGGATCTTCGACAGGCGAAACCTCACAGTTTGTCCGACGATGCAAAAAGCAGACACATCGTCAGTACGTCGATGCGCCGATGCGGACGACAGCCGGGACGCATCAGCCAGCTCGCAACCGGTCGAGGAGAGCGCACATGGCAAGCACCACGACGACCGAGGGGGCCACCGCGGTCGACACCAGTACGGTCGTGTCCGAGTTCATCGGAACGGCGCTGCTGGTGTTCTTCGCCGTCGGTTCTGCGGTTCTGGGCGCGGAGTACATCGGGACCGTCGGCATCGCCCTGGCCTTCGGCTTCACCCTGATCGCGCTGACCTACGGCCTCGGCCGGATCTCCGGCTGCCACGTCAACCCGGCCGTCACGCTCGGGGTGCTGCTGGCCCGCCGGATCGAATTGCGCACCGCCGTCGAGTACTGGGTGGCGCAGCTGCTGGGTGCCATCGTCGGCTCGGCAGTGCTGCTCCTGCTGGCCAAGCAGGTGCCGGGCCTGAAGACCTCCGGGGCCTTCGGCAGCAACGGCTACGGCGACCGTTCCGCCGTCCACATGGACGCCGGCGGAGCCTTCCTCGCCGAGGTGATGCTCACGTTCCTGCTGGTCTTCGTCTACCTGGCGGTGACCCGCACGGTGGCGGTGGGCGGTCTGGAGCCGCTGCCCATCGGGCTGATCCTGACCGTGGTGACGCTCATGGGCGTGCCGCTCACCGGCGCCTCGGTGAACCCGGCGCGCAGCCTGGGCCCGGGCATCTTCGCGGGCGGCGACGCGATGGAACAGTACTGGCTCTTCCTCATCGCGCCGCTGGTGGGCGCGGTGCTCGCGGCCCTCGCCCACCGCTTCACCCACGCCCGGGTGCTCGCCGAGGACGGTTCCGGGCCGGGCGCCGCCGACCGGGCGGCCGGCGGCCACGGCCGGCCCGCGCCGGGCGAGCGCTGAACGCCGCCGCCCGCACCACCAGGACTGCGTGCGTCCCCTGCGTCACGGCCCCCGCCCGGTACGAGCCGGACGGGGGCCGTGACGTGCGGAGTGCCGTGTACCGGAGCCGGGGACCGTGGCACGCGGAGGTCCGTGGCGGAGGCGGGGGACCGTGGCCACGGGTCCGTACGGGGGCCGGGCGGCCGCGTCCGGAGCGCCGGTGTCCCGGACCGCCGGGCCCGGGCCGCGCCTACGGGTGCCCGCGCCCCGGCGCTGCCCGGCGCCTCCGCCCGGGACGGGGGGAGGCGGGCCGGTCAGCCGCCGAAGACCGGTCCGGTGAACTTCTCACCCGGGCCCTGACCCGGCTCGTCCGGGACCACCGAGGCTTCCCTGAAGGCCAGCTGCAGCGACTTCAGCCCGTCCCGCAGCGGCGCCGCGTGGAAGGAGCTGATCTCGGTGGCGCTGGCGGTGACCAGGCCGGCGAGCGCGTTGATCAGTTTCCGGGCCTCGTCCAGGTCCTTGTGGTCCGCGCCGTCCTCGGCCAGCCCCAGGTTCACCGCCGCGGCGCTCATCAGGTGGACCGCGACCGTGGTGATCACCTCGACCGCGGGCACGTCCGCGATGTCGCGGGTGACCGCGTCGAAGTCCGGCCGTTCGTTGGGGGCGGGGGTCGCGTCGCTCATGGCTCACTTTCTGCTGGGTGTCGGCCCCCAGCGTAGGACCCGCGGCGCGCCACCCTGCCCGGCGCCCCGCCGCCTGCCGGGCCTCGGCCCCCCGGGCCGCCCGCCCGGGGCCCCGGTCCTTCCGCCCCCCGGCCCCGGACCTCCGCTCGACGGGCGGCCCGGGCGGCCCCGTGCCGCGCGCCCCGGCCCGCCGGCCCTCCCCGTCCCGCAGCCGGCGGGCGCGGCCCTGTCCCGCAGCCGGCAAGCGCGCCCCGGGCCCGCCACCACCCGTCCCCGTCCGGCGGCCCGAGAGGGCCCGACCCGGTCCCGGGCCCGGGTCGGTCGCCTCCCGTCGTTCGGCGGTCCCGGGCGGGGTCGTGTAGAGTTGAGCAACGACCGGCTGGACACCTGTGTCCGGCCCGCAAGTGGAGGCTCCGTCTCCCACCCGACCGACCTCAGGGTCAGCGGGTCACTGGTCAGGCTGCGCCCCGCGGTGAGTTCGCGGCGGTGCTCCCCGTCCGTTGGAGCCCCGCCTGTGTACCCGTCCGGGGCTTTTCTGTTTCCCGGGCCCGGGTGGTCGCCGGAGAACAGAGGTTACGCGGCTGTCCGCCAGGCGGTCGTGTGGTGCAATCGAGGAGGATCCATCAGCGCCGAGCCCCGCATCAACGACCGGATTCGCGTCCCCGAGGTGCGACTCGTCGGTCCCAGCGGCGAGCAGGTCGGCATCGTGCCGCTTGCCAAGGCCCTGGAGCTTGCGCAGGAGTACGACCTCGACCTGGTCGAGGTGGCGGCGAACGCCCGTCCGCCGGTCTGCAAGCTCATGGACTACGGAAAGTTCAAATACGAGTCGGCGATGAAGGCCCGTGAGGCGCGTAAGAACCAGGCGCACACGGTCATCAAGGAGATGAAGCTCCGGCCGAAGATCGACCCGCACGACTACGACACCAAAAAGGGTCACGTCGTCCGGTTCCTCAAGCAGGGCGACAAGGTCAAGATCACGATCATGTTCCGTGGCCGTGAGCAGTCCCGTCCGGAGCTCGGCTACCGGCTGCTGCAGCGACTCGCGGAGGACGTGCAGGAGCTGGGCTTCGTGGAGTCCAACCCCAAGCAGGACGGCCGCAACATGGTCATGGTCCTCGGTCCGCACAAGAAGAAGACCGCGGCGATGGCCGAGGCCCGCGAGGCGCAGGCGGCTCGTAAGGCCGAGCGCCAGCAGGGCAGCGCTCCCGCCGGGGAGACCGCCGAGGCGTGACTTCGGGGCGCCAGCCCCGACAGCCCGGGGCACGGCGCCCCGGGCGACCAACCGAAACAGCTGACGCTTCCGCCTGCCGGTTCCCGGCCGGCCGAGCCGGAAGCGCCACCGACGAGGAGAGTACGGCGCCATGCCGAAGAACAAGACGCACAGCGGTGCCAGCAAGCGCTTCAAGATCACCGGCTCCGGTAAGGTGCTGCGGCAGCGCGCCGGCAAGCGCCACCTGCTCGAGCACA
It contains:
- the infC gene encoding translation initiation factor IF-3 is translated as MWCNRGGSISAEPRINDRIRVPEVRLVGPSGEQVGIVPLAKALELAQEYDLDLVEVAANARPPVCKLMDYGKFKYESAMKAREARKNQAHTVIKEMKLRPKIDPHDYDTKKGHVVRFLKQGDKVKITIMFRGREQSRPELGYRLLQRLAEDVQELGFVESNPKQDGRNMVMVLGPHKKKTAAMAEAREAQAARKAERQQGSAPAGETAEA
- the rpmI gene encoding 50S ribosomal protein L35; translation: MPKNKTHSGASKRFKITGSGKVLRQRAGKRHLLEHKPSTLTRRLSGTAEMAPADAKKIKKLLGK